From the genome of Francisella tularensis subsp. tularensis:
CTATTAGTGTTAATTTTGAAGACCAAGGCATCAAAATAGAGAATGGCAAACAAATCCTAACGCTAACTGGTAGTGCTGATGGCTTGCAAATAACTAGAACATATACCTTTGATGATACTAAATACAATATATCAGTGTCACAAAACATAAAAAATACAACATCTGCACCAGTTAATGTAATTGTTGATGATTCATTTGCTAGAGATTTTGATCCTGCTGGTGATAGCTTTAGCTTATTAAATGCTCATAGCTATACTTTTACAGGTGTTGCATACTCTACAGCTAAAGATAGCTTTAGAAAAGAATCCTTTAAAGATATCTCAAAAACTAATGGTCAGCCAACAGTAATAAATAGTGATGGTCAAGGTTGGGTTGCATTTTTACAACATTACTTTGTAAGTGCATGGATACCACAATCTACTAATGCAAAAATTTATTATAAAAACCTAAATGGTGATGTATTCGAAGCTGGAGCATTTACAGGTGCGACAATAGCACCAAACCAGTCAGAAAATATTTCTTCTATTTTATATACTGGTCCAATAATAAAAGCCAATCTAGTAGACTTAGCACCAAATCTAGAAAAAACACTTGACTATGGAATGTTGTCTTTCTTCTCAGAAATAATTTTCTGGGTTATGAATCACATACATTCGCTAGTTGGTAACTGGGGCTTAGCAATTATTTTAGTAACATGTTTGATTAAACTTATTTTCTACCCTCTTTCTGCGAAGAGCTATCGCTCTATGGCAAAAATGAGAATGCTACAGCCTAGAATTAAGCGTCTGCAAGAAACATACAAAGATGATCGTCAAGCTCTTGGTAAGAAGATGATGGAGTTGTACAAAGAAGAGAAAGTAAACCCACTTAGTGGCTGTTTGCCTATGCTTATACAGATTCCAATTTTCATCTCATTATACTGGGTATTACTCGAATCCGTAGAGCTAAGACAAGCACCTTTTATATTCTGGATTCATGATTTATCGATGAAAGATCCATATTTTGTACTTCCAGTGCTAATGGGATTATCAATGTTTTTACAACAAAAATTATCACCAGCTCCAGCTGATCCTATGCAGGCAAAAGTAATGATGTTTTTACCAGTAATATTTACATTCCTGTTCGCATCGTTCCCATCTGGTCTAGTATTATATTGGCTGACGAATAACCTAATCAGTATTTCACAACAGTGGATTATTACAAGACACTATCAAGCCACTCATAAAAAATAAATATACATGGATAAATCTCTACTTAAACCAAAATATTGGGGTATATGGATTATAATTTGGATCGCCAAGTTTATAGTAAATATACTTCCATACAAAATGCTAATGCGTCTTGCAATAGACATTGGTTTTTTAGCAAAGCCTCTACTCAAAAAACGTCAACAAATAGCAATTACCAATCTTAAGATCGCATTCCCTGAAAAATCAGATCAAGAAATAAAAAAACTAGCCGATGCTAGTTATAAATCAGCTAGTATGGCTGGTTTTGAAAGTCTAATTTCTTGGTTCATGACTAAAAAGAACTTCAACAAAATTCCTTTTGATAACGATCTAAGATCATTTGATGAAATTCATTATGACAAAGACAAAACTCTACTAGTATTAGGTTTTCACTTTCATTGCCTTGAGATAGCTGGTCGCTATATTGGTGAGAACTATAGTCCGTTTACAGTAATGTATCAATACCATAATAATCCTCTGATGGAATATATCATTACCTCATCACGCAAAAAGTATGTGACTGAATGCTTCCAAAGAAAAAATATAATCGCCGTTATCAAAAGTTTAAAAAGAAAAGTCTCTATGTGGTATGCTCCAGATCAAGACTTTAGAGAACATGTAGTTTTTGCACCATTCTTTGGTAAGCTTTGTACTACCCTAACCGTAACACCATGGTTAGCAGAAAAAACAAATGCTACTGTTATTCCAGCTTACTATGTCAGAAAGCCCGATCTTTCCGGATATAGTATTATAACTGGAGAGCCAATAATATTTAGTGGTAATGATCTAGAAGATGCGAAACTAACAAATAAAATCCTTGAAGAAATAATTAAAAAACATCCTGAACAATATTTATGGCAGCATCGTCGCTATAAAACAAGACCACTAGGTGAAGAAAAAATTTATTAGTATTTATGATTGTTAAAGTATATGTTAAAATGTCAATAGCGTTTTAATGTTAAGAAGTAAATGAATAATAACAAGTTTAGTCCTAAAAACTGGGGTATCTGGATTGTCGTTGGTATAATGAACTGCGGCTCGAAGCTACCTTTATTTACACATAAATATATAGTTTTAACTATTGGTCTTATTATTAAACCTTTTTTTAAAAGTCGTAATGATATCGCTTATGAGAACCTTAAGATAGCTTTTCCTGAGAAATCTAACAAAGAAATAAAAAAACTAGTCAAAAAAAGTTATTATTCAATGGTGTTATCTGGAGCTGAAACAACCGCCGCATGGTTTCTCTCTAAAAAAAGATTTAATAAAATTGAGTTTAAATGGGAAGAAGGCTCTAGGGAAAGATTCGAAAAATATCATAATGATCCTGATAAAAAACTAATTATCTTAGGTTTTCACTTTCATTGTATCGAGATCATCGGTAGATATATGGGGCAAGAGTTTCCGCCATTTACCGTAATGTATCAAAAAAATGGTAATGACCTTATAGAAGACTTAATTAAAGAATATCGCGAAAAAAGCCTATATAAGTGTCTTGATAGCAAGAACTTTGTTTCTGTTATTAAAAGCCTAAAAAAAGGCTATACAATGTGGTACGCTCCAGATCAGGACTTTGGTTTAGAAAGCACCGGCTTAGAAAATTCGGTATTTGCTCCTTTTTTTGGTAAACTATGCTCAACTTTAACTGTAACTCCTTGGCTTGCCCAAAAAACGGGAGCTGTTGTAATACCTGCATATTATGTTAGAGAAAAGTGTCTAAAAAAATATAAAATAGTCACTGGAGAGCCTTTCGAGTTTACAGGTGACGCCTATAAAGATGCTGAAATGACAAATAAATTCCTAGAAGATGCGGTAAGAAAATATCCAGAACAATATCTATGGCAGCATCGTCGCTATAGAACCAGACCAAATGGTGAGCCACAAATATACTAAGGCTTTTATTAAATGTTAGATAAAAAAGGTTTTTCTTTAGTTGAGTTAATAGTGGTAATAGCAATTATAGCTATTCTTGCATCTATAGGTATACCTATGTATAACAACTACATACTTAGAAATCATCGAACTGAAGCAACTTCTGAGCTGCTTTCAGCAGCCAGTGCGGCTGATAATTACGAAATCCGTTTTGGCTCATTTCCTTCAGGAAGTAATATCGATAGTTTTTATCATACAAATACACAAAATAGCTATTATAGCCTAGCGTACTGCTCTGGAGAACATCAGTGCCCTAATGTAAGCTATGTAATAACTGCTACAGCACAAGGTACCCAAACAGCTGATACGCCGTGTGCAAATATAGAGATTGAAGTTAAAGGTGGAATAGTAAACAAGACTCCTGCTGAATGCTGGAATTAATTTATTTTATTGTAAAAAACGTGTTGAGGATTAATAAAAATGGCTAGTTATAGTACTAATGAGTTTAAAGGCGGCTTAAAAGTTTTAATTGATGGTAACCCAATGGTTATCGTTGAGAATGAGTTTGTAAAACCAGGTAAAGGACAAGCATTTAATAGAGTTAAGCTAAAAAACTTGCTTAATGACAGAGTAGTTGAAAAAACTTTTAAATCTGGTGAATCTGTTGAAGCAGCAGATGTAGAAGAACTAACAACTGTATATTCATATTTTGATGGTGATAGCTATGTATTTATGCACCCTGAAACATTTGAGCAATATATGGTTTCTGAAGAAGCTCTTGGTGAAACAAAAAAATGGCTTAAAGATCAGGATGAATATCAAGTAATCCTTTTTAATGGTCAGCCTATTTCTATTATTGCGGCGAACTTTGTAAACCTTGAAATTATCGAAACAGATCCTGGTTTAAAAGGTGACACCGCTGGAACAGGAGGCAAACCTGCAACACTATCAACTGGTGCAGTTGTTAGAGTTCCTCTTTTTGTACAAACTGGTGAGATTATAAAAGTTGATACAAGAACATCAACTTATGTATCTAGAGTCAAGGACTAAGCATGCAATCAGCAGATAACCTAATCTGGATTGACCTTGAAATGACAGGTCTTGATGTCGATAGTTGCAAAATTATCGAAATAGCTGCAATTATTACTGATAAAGATCTAAATATAATCGCTGAAGCAGAGCCAATTGCAATCTATCAGCCTGATGAAGTTTTAGCCAATATGAATGAATGGTGTATAAAAACTCATACTGAAACAGGACTTACACAAAGAGTCAAAGATAGTAAAATCTCTACAGAAGCTGCCGAGCAACAAATTTTAGAATTTATAAGAAAGTTTGTCCCATACCAAAGTTCTCCTTTATGTGGTAATTCAATTTGGCAAGATAGAAGATTCCTTGCAAAGTATATGCCAAACATAGATGAATACTGTCACTATAGAATGCTAGATGTCACTACTCTAAAACTGCTTAATCAGTATTGGGGCGATGGCAAAAGCTTTGAGAAAAAAAATACTCACAAGGCATTAGATGATATTCGCGAATCAATTGCCGAGCTAAAATTTTATCGACAAAAACTTTTATCAATCTAAAATAATTATAACAAATGAAAAAAATACTGATTTTAATGATTGCTAGCTTATTAGTCTCTAGCTGTACAATTCACCCTCTTGGAATACCTGATGAAACATGGCAAAAAATGACTCCTCAACAACAAGCTGACGCATATCAAAAACAAGCCGATATTGATGCTAAACAAAGAGCCCAAGAGTTAGCTTATATAGTTAATCCGAAAGATATTTGTAGAAAAAGATATTTGTAGAAATGTTATAATGTCTAATAAAAATGCCATCATATAGCCAATATTTTAGAGACATCGTAATTAATAAATATGAAGAAGGTATGACGGAGTTCGAGCTGAGTAAGTTTTTTAACATAGATAAGCGTACAGTTGTTTCATGGATAGAGTTTTATAAAAGAACCGGAGATTATAGTTCAAAGCAAGGAGTTGATTGTGGCAGAGTCGCTAGCTTTACCGATAAAACATTGATTGAACAGTATTTGATAGATCATCCAGATGCAAGTGCATTAGATATAAAAGAAGCATTAGCCCCTGATATTCCAAGAAGTACATTTTATGATTGTCTTAATAGACTTGGTTTTAGTTTTAAAAAAAGACTCCAAAATATAAGCAAAGAAAAGAACATGAAAGGTTGGAGTATATAGAAAAACTAAAAGAAATAGCTCAAAACTTGTTATTTTATATAGATGAGATGGGGTGTGACAATAAGCTTTCTATCCTAAGAGGATGGTCACTAATTGGTGAGCCTAGTTATGGTGAGGTTTTAGCATATCAAACACAAAGAAGAAGTATTGTTGCTGGATATAATTATGCAGATAAAAAGATTATAGCTCCATTAGAGTACAGTGGATATACCAATACTGAAATTTTTAATCAATGGTTTGAGGAACACTTATGCCCATCATTAAAACCTAAAACTACTATAGTAATGGATAATGCTAGTTTCCATAAATCCTCTAAGCTGATTGAAATAGCCAATAAATTTGATGTACAAATATTATATCTACCTCCGTACTCTCCAGATTTAAATCCTATTGAAAAGGTTTGGGCTAACTTTAAAAAAATATTTAGAAAAGTGAATAATAGTTTTGAAAAATTTTGTGATGCTATCTCTTATGTGTTTAACAAAATACTCTCGGATTAACTATAAACAACACCAAGAACAACAAATAGCTGACATAAAAGCCAATCCAAGATATGGTGAATATATTCAATGTGTGATTGATAGTGGTAAGTATCAAGCATTTATCAATGATTGGAATAATGATATCCAAGCATTTAGTTTTGATGCAATAAAAGATAAAACTACAACCGCTACATTAACCTATTATCGCAATAATGATAAATTTTTTAAAAATAGCCAAAAGCTCTATATTTCATTTACAGGAACTCAAATCAAGGTATGTAAGGCTGAAAACTCTTTTTCAGATGATTGCTCAGTAATAACAGCAACTTTGCCACAATATCAAAAAGGTGTTAAAGTAATGATATCCTCAGGAATAATAAAAGCCTATGCTCAATGTGATATGATTTATAATCATCATAATACCCATAGCACAGCTAATTCAAATATAATAATAAATATTTGATAATAATTATCATTATTAC
Proteins encoded in this window:
- the efp gene encoding elongation factor P; amino-acid sequence: MASYSTNEFKGGLKVLIDGNPMVIVENEFVKPGKGQAFNRVKLKNLLNDRVVEKTFKSGESVEAADVEELTTVYSYFDGDSYVFMHPETFEQYMVSEEALGETKKWLKDQDEYQVILFNGQPISIIAANFVNLEIIETDPGLKGDTAGTGGKPATLSTGAVVRVPLFVQTGEIIKVDTRTSTYVSRVKD
- a CDS encoding type IV pilin protein, with protein sequence MLDKKGFSLVELIVVIAIIAILASIGIPMYNNYILRNHRTEATSELLSAASAADNYEIRFGSFPSGSNIDSFYHTNTQNSYYSLAYCSGEHQCPNVSYVITATAQGTQTADTPCANIEIEVKGGIVNKTPAECWN
- a CDS encoding IS630 family transposase (programmed frameshift); the protein is MPSYSQYFRDIVINKYEEGMTEFELSKFFNIDKRTVVSWIEFYKRTGDYSSKQGVDCGRVASFTDKTLIEQYLIDHPDASALDIKEALAPDIPRSTFYDCLNRLGFSFKKKTPKYKQRKEHERLEYIEKLKEIAQNLLFYIDEMGCDNKLSILRGWSLIGEPSYGEVLAYQTQRRSIVAGYNYADKKIIAPLEYSGYTNTEIFNQWFEEHLCPSLKPKTTIVMDNASFHKSSKLIEIANKFDVQILYLPPYSPDLNPIEKVWANFKKIFRKVNNSFEKFCDAISYVFNKILSD
- a CDS encoding lysophospholipid acyltransferase family protein, which gives rise to MDKSLLKPKYWGIWIIIWIAKFIVNILPYKMLMRLAIDIGFLAKPLLKKRQQIAITNLKIAFPEKSDQEIKKLADASYKSASMAGFESLISWFMTKKNFNKIPFDNDLRSFDEIHYDKDKTLLVLGFHFHCLEIAGRYIGENYSPFTVMYQYHNNPLMEYIITSSRKKYVTECFQRKNIIAVIKSLKRKVSMWYAPDQDFREHVVFAPFFGKLCTTLTVTPWLAEKTNATVIPAYYVRKPDLSGYSIITGEPIIFSGNDLEDAKLTNKILEEIIKKHPEQYLWQHRRYKTRPLGEEKIY
- the yidC gene encoding membrane protein insertase YidC, with product MKANHIRILLLVTIAIMFISLMGKWEQTFPADNTKQQTSATQNNSHYDNADSSTNTDVTTTDAKSSLAKETNFSKYDNAKSITINTGVFKDVKVSLLDGAIISASLKDYSISLDDKTPMSLLTDKSGSEYIAKSTIVVNKQPISVNFEDQGIKIENGKQILTLTGSADGLQITRTYTFDDTKYNISVSQNIKNTTSAPVNVIVDDSFARDFDPAGDSFSLLNAHSYTFTGVAYSTAKDSFRKESFKDISKTNGQPTVINSDGQGWVAFLQHYFVSAWIPQSTNAKIYYKNLNGDVFEAGAFTGATIAPNQSENISSILYTGPIIKANLVDLAPNLEKTLDYGMLSFFSEIIFWVMNHIHSLVGNWGLAIILVTCLIKLIFYPLSAKSYRSMAKMRMLQPRIKRLQETYKDDRQALGKKMMELYKEEKVNPLSGCLPMLIQIPIFISLYWVLLESVELRQAPFIFWIHDLSMKDPYFVLPVLMGLSMFLQQKLSPAPADPMQAKVMMFLPVIFTFLFASFPSGLVLYWLTNNLISISQQWIITRHYQATHKK
- a CDS encoding lysophospholipid acyltransferase family protein, which gives rise to MNNNKFSPKNWGIWIVVGIMNCGSKLPLFTHKYIVLTIGLIIKPFFKSRNDIAYENLKIAFPEKSNKEIKKLVKKSYYSMVLSGAETTAAWFLSKKRFNKIEFKWEEGSRERFEKYHNDPDKKLIILGFHFHCIEIIGRYMGQEFPPFTVMYQKNGNDLIEDLIKEYREKSLYKCLDSKNFVSVIKSLKKGYTMWYAPDQDFGLESTGLENSVFAPFFGKLCSTLTVTPWLAQKTGAVVIPAYYVREKCLKKYKIVTGEPFEFTGDAYKDAEMTNKFLEDAVRKYPEQYLWQHRRYRTRPNGEPQIY
- the orn gene encoding oligoribonuclease: MQSADNLIWIDLEMTGLDVDSCKIIEIAAIITDKDLNIIAEAEPIAIYQPDEVLANMNEWCIKTHTETGLTQRVKDSKISTEAAEQQILEFIRKFVPYQSSPLCGNSIWQDRRFLAKYMPNIDEYCHYRMLDVTTLKLLNQYWGDGKSFEKKNTHKALDDIRESIAELKFYRQKLLSI